A window of Acinetobacter sp. TR3 contains these coding sequences:
- a CDS encoding DNA/RNA non-specific endonuclease, translating into MAKKTTRKSEAPFAFLSQNVGKIVLALIATGSFAIAFGNEKISKLMPTASSHDACLQQFYRDVPPLLTKESLKKDSYALCFNDFNVMYSGISKTPLWSAEYLTPERLSVKIKREDSFHEETRVQLAHRALLADYRGSGYDRGHMAPNGDMNNTAAQHDSFSLANMVPQSPKNNQEVWRKLEEAVRSIVTKQHKDAYVVTGPIFEAKRLKTIGSGVIVPTAVYKAVYLPKQGIIGAYYAPNNDSLQVKVVSICYLEEKLGINLFPQLTEQQKRNVYQLPTSAQQVKANKEISYVSWDRQSQCAEEATTASIQAQQQQFSSGQSQPIESKLPQVDEEAKHALIKQLIEALVQFFLQLLR; encoded by the coding sequence ATGGCGAAGAAAACAACTAGAAAGAGTGAAGCACCATTTGCTTTTTTGAGCCAAAATGTTGGAAAGATTGTGCTCGCTTTGATCGCGACGGGAAGTTTTGCGATTGCTTTTGGCAATGAAAAAATTAGTAAATTAATGCCTACAGCATCTAGTCATGATGCTTGTTTACAACAGTTTTATCGAGATGTTCCTCCTTTACTTACAAAAGAAAGTCTAAAAAAAGATAGTTATGCTTTGTGCTTCAATGATTTTAATGTGATGTATTCAGGTATTTCAAAAACACCATTGTGGTCAGCGGAATATCTGACGCCTGAGCGTTTAAGTGTCAAAATTAAACGTGAAGACAGTTTCCATGAGGAAACACGGGTACAGCTTGCGCATCGTGCATTGTTAGCGGACTATCGTGGTTCTGGGTACGATCGTGGGCATATGGCGCCGAATGGCGATATGAATAACACTGCGGCACAACATGATAGCTTTTCTTTAGCCAATATGGTGCCGCAATCACCGAAGAATAATCAGGAAGTTTGGCGTAAACTCGAAGAAGCAGTACGCTCTATTGTGACTAAACAGCATAAAGATGCCTATGTCGTGACTGGACCAATTTTTGAAGCGAAGCGCTTAAAAACCATTGGTAGTGGTGTGATTGTACCGACTGCTGTATATAAGGCAGTGTATTTACCTAAACAGGGGATTATTGGTGCGTACTATGCACCAAATAATGATTCATTACAGGTTAAAGTGGTGAGCATCTGTTATTTAGAAGAAAAGTTAGGAATTAATTTATTTCCACAACTCACAGAACAACAAAAGCGTAATGTTTATCAATTGCCTACATCGGCACAACAAGTTAAAGCCAATAAAGAAATTAGCTATGTGAGTTGGGATAGACAAAGTCAATGTGCTGAAGAAGCAACCACGGCAAGTATTCAAGCGCAACAGCAGCAATTTTCTTCAGGGCAATCACAACCGATTGAAAGTAAGTTACCGCAAGTAGATGAAGAAGCCAAACATGCTTTAATCAAGCAATTAATTGAAGCATTGGTTCAGTTTTTTTTACAATTATTGCGATAA
- a CDS encoding pirin family protein: MKKILGIYQNKHMHWVGDGFPVYNLFSYDRLGQMISPFLLLDYAAPYCFEPTTAQQGVGTHPHRGFETVTIAYQGEVTHQDSSGGGGTIKAGDVQWMTAGGGVLHQEFHSPEFAHQGGLFEMVQLWVNLPAHSKMTPAKYQAIEAAQIQSISLDDVGSELRIIAGQYQERVGAATTFSPVNVWDGKIVVGQAHTFYVTEGHTTLLVVLSGEVILNDAQHIEAPSLVVLSREEIDFTIKAEQDSKFLILTGQPLNEPIEGYGPFVMNNKAEIMDAINDFNHGKFGSM; encoded by the coding sequence ATGAAGAAAATTCTTGGGATCTATCAAAATAAACATATGCATTGGGTGGGTGATGGTTTCCCAGTGTACAACTTGTTTTCCTATGATCGTTTGGGACAAATGATTAGCCCATTTCTACTGCTAGATTATGCTGCACCTTACTGCTTTGAGCCGACTACTGCTCAACAAGGGGTGGGTACACATCCGCATCGCGGTTTTGAGACAGTGACGATTGCTTATCAGGGCGAAGTGACACATCAAGATTCAAGTGGCGGTGGTGGCACAATTAAAGCAGGTGATGTGCAATGGATGACGGCTGGAGGTGGAGTCCTACACCAAGAATTTCATTCCCCTGAATTTGCGCATCAAGGTGGTTTATTTGAAATGGTGCAATTATGGGTGAATTTGCCAGCTCATTCGAAAATGACGCCTGCAAAATACCAAGCCATTGAAGCCGCTCAAATTCAAAGCATCAGCTTAGATGATGTTGGTAGTGAGTTACGTATCATCGCAGGGCAATACCAAGAGAGAGTGGGCGCAGCAACCACGTTTAGCCCTGTCAATGTTTGGGATGGTAAAATTGTGGTAGGTCAAGCGCACACGTTTTATGTGACCGAAGGACATACCACATTGTTGGTGGTACTTTCTGGTGAGGTGATTTTAAATGATGCTCAACACATTGAAGCACCAAGCTTGGTTGTACTGAGCCGTGAAGAAATTGATTTTACGATCAAGGCTGAGCAAGACAGTAAATTCTTGATTTTAACGGGTCAACCTTTGAATGAACCGATTGAAGGTTATGGGCCATTTGTGATGAACAATAAGGCTGAAATCATGGATGCGATCAATGATTTTAATCATGGCAAATTTGGCAGCATGTAA
- a CDS encoding gamma-glutamylcyclotransferase family protein, with product MLSLFVYGTLGPNRPNAHIMEKIGGTWAEAHVFGKLKEQGWGAELGFPGIVLDQSEHQVSGFVFFSDNLEQNWQELDEFEGAGYQRVPVKAYLSTGEVIDSYVYALNT from the coding sequence ATGCTTAGTTTATTTGTTTACGGTACGTTAGGACCAAATCGTCCCAACGCTCATATTATGGAAAAAATTGGTGGTACTTGGGCAGAAGCACATGTATTTGGCAAACTAAAAGAACAAGGTTGGGGTGCAGAACTCGGGTTTCCGGGGATTGTGTTGGATCAAAGCGAACATCAAGTCTCTGGCTTTGTCTTTTTCTCAGACAATTTAGAACAAAATTGGCAAGAACTCGATGAATTTGAAGGTGCAGGCTATCAACGCGTCCCTGTTAAAGCGTATTTAAGTACAGGTGAAGTGATTGATTCTTATGTATATGCACTAAATACTTAA
- a CDS encoding SAM-dependent methyltransferase yields the protein MAYFKQRLIEKVFGHKYAIDAKRLGDDSLLAWSNLGYWQDQHHDYPQACQSLADQIAVSVQLKKDDKVLDIGCGQGASLLHWLKQYQIEQLSAVELQADCVKRIQKQLPQVQIYCENFLNLNQQHFLNSFDVIVCIDAAYHSDLNSFLNSTSLVLNSKGRIAFHYLMWSDAWQECSNLKKQQYRYLLKSADVNWQNLMDEQQLTQKLIQKGFTEIEIQDFSKPVLNGFAVYIENKRKERKDFDLAQLKIDVTAKLCRKLYQDGLVRYIQVNAVKN from the coding sequence ATGGCTTACTTCAAGCAAAGATTGATTGAGAAAGTTTTCGGACATAAATATGCAATAGATGCAAAACGTCTTGGAGATGATTCTCTACTTGCTTGGAGTAATTTAGGCTATTGGCAAGACCAGCATCATGATTATCCACAGGCTTGCCAAAGTCTAGCTGATCAAATCGCTGTTTCTGTTCAACTCAAAAAAGACGATAAAGTTTTAGATATTGGTTGTGGGCAAGGTGCGAGTCTATTGCACTGGCTTAAACAGTATCAAATTGAACAGTTAAGTGCAGTTGAATTACAAGCGGATTGCGTCAAACGAATTCAAAAACAACTCCCGCAAGTTCAAATTTACTGTGAAAATTTTTTGAATTTAAACCAACAGCATTTTTTAAATTCATTTGATGTGATTGTCTGTATTGATGCGGCTTATCACAGTGATTTGAATTCATTTCTCAATTCGACATCTTTGGTTTTGAATTCAAAAGGTCGAATCGCATTTCATTATTTGATGTGGTCAGATGCTTGGCAAGAGTGTTCGAATTTAAAAAAGCAACAATATCGTTATTTGCTCAAAAGTGCTGATGTGAATTGGCAAAATTTAATGGATGAACAACAACTGACACAAAAGCTTATACAAAAAGGATTTACCGAGATTGAAATTCAGGATTTTTCCAAACCTGTTTTAAATGGTTTTGCTGTCTATATTGAAAATAAGAGAAAAGAAAGGAAAGATTTTGACTTAGCACAATTAAAAATTGATGTGACAGCAAAGTTATGTAGAAAACTCTATCAAGATGGTTTAGTACGTTATATTCAGGTCAACGCAGTTAAAAATTAG
- a CDS encoding FAD-dependent oxidoreductase — protein MDIAIIGSGMAGLASARILHDAGHKVTIFEALAGRGMDSHSIDFDGGIIDAPLRVMNPKLWKNTLSLASYLGIETFPVRTFMACSWLFEDKTDTWLTTSRSRIGNFPIINNRKGIQQYGWRLVKGMLQLKTAVHQFFKSENQDITLAEFMNQYHIEEVFWHGTVMPVLYTICTCHPKTIGEWPAKPLLEFIRQLTEGEALLRMKGGTPALVNRLIEGITIHSGSPVHKVEEQGDKILVENGQGESQLFDRVVIATPTPVIENFLKQPQFADDLALLKKFRFEQGDLVIHTDSIVMPQRRKDWAVLSYMMDRNFSRQQFTVWINSIEPSLVGKNAVFQTWCPVIDIDPKKIISKVHLTRAVVDSETVALNKQIQQRHLDLNRKVFYCGSWSCDGLPILESAVTSAMHISEILGAPLPFVGLKPKVTVAPELGY, from the coding sequence TTGGATATTGCAATAATCGGCAGTGGAATGGCGGGACTTGCCTCAGCCAGAATCCTACATGATGCAGGGCATAAAGTGACAATATTCGAAGCACTCGCAGGGCGAGGCATGGATAGTCACAGTATTGACTTTGATGGTGGCATAATTGATGCGCCATTACGTGTGATGAATCCCAAGCTTTGGAAAAATACGCTAAGCCTAGCAAGTTACTTAGGCATAGAAACTTTTCCAGTACGCACATTTATGGCCTGTAGTTGGCTATTTGAAGATAAAACAGATACTTGGTTGACTACTTCTCGTAGCCGTATTGGTAATTTCCCAATTATTAATAACCGTAAAGGCATACAGCAATATGGTTGGCGTTTAGTCAAAGGCATGTTGCAATTAAAAACCGCCGTACATCAATTTTTCAAATCAGAGAATCAAGACATCACCTTAGCCGAATTCATGAATCAATATCATATTGAAGAAGTGTTTTGGCATGGGACGGTGATGCCCGTTCTTTATACGATTTGTACATGTCATCCAAAAACGATTGGTGAGTGGCCAGCCAAGCCCCTATTAGAATTTATTCGCCAACTCACAGAAGGTGAAGCCTTATTAAGAATGAAAGGTGGAACACCTGCTTTAGTAAATCGTTTAATTGAGGGTATTACAATCCATAGTGGTTCACCTGTTCATAAAGTTGAGGAACAAGGCGATAAAATTTTGGTAGAAAATGGACAAGGTGAGAGCCAATTATTCGATCGAGTCGTGATCGCAACACCAACGCCTGTGATTGAAAATTTCTTGAAGCAACCACAATTTGCAGATGATCTCGCACTATTGAAAAAGTTCCGTTTTGAACAAGGTGATTTGGTTATTCACACCGATTCAATCGTAATGCCACAACGCCGCAAAGATTGGGCTGTATTAAGTTATATGATGGATCGGAATTTTAGTCGCCAGCAATTTACCGTGTGGATTAATTCGATCGAACCAAGCTTGGTTGGAAAAAATGCCGTATTCCAAACATGGTGTCCTGTAATTGATATTGACCCTAAGAAAATTATTTCTAAAGTACATCTCACGCGGGCGGTTGTTGATTCAGAAACGGTTGCGTTGAATAAACAAATCCAGCAACGCCATTTAGACTTAAATCGTAAAGTGTTCTATTGCGGTTCATGGTCATGTGATGGTTTGCCAATTTTAGAGTCAGCAGTCACTTCTGCAATGCATATTTCTGAAATCTTAGGCGCACCACTACCTTTCGTTGGGCTTAAACCAAAAGTTACAGTTGCACCTGAACTCGGTTATTAA
- a CDS encoding AraC family transcriptional regulator, whose translation MSQLKNYTGSVYGGLGHLLKAYCEAQHIAVPEQLQQVQNLERFDYVIWRDLLEDLNRLNPKTGLGLEIAEHVQPKHLGIIAYLALSCENLGEALARYHDFHRLIYDGSPLVVEFNPPYASIRWEAPEPYPTQLTDEIAIALMVQFLKLFMSGEDINLHEVHFVNTAPKNITVYEQYFRCKVRFDQPKTQLLLPVTEAFKPLRTGDHTLQQLLLQQAQALLDKLPNSTQLDQRLQHAILTGLQKNQYQIDFIAEKLGLSVRQLQRHLQQQNTTFQERVQQIRFMLATEYLKDPHLSLQEIALLLCYSEQSAFQRAFKIWTNQTPQQWRNNNITYNS comes from the coding sequence ATGTCCCAACTCAAGAACTATACAGGCTCTGTTTATGGCGGATTAGGGCATTTATTAAAAGCCTATTGTGAAGCACAACATATTGCTGTTCCTGAACAATTACAACAAGTTCAAAATCTGGAACGCTTTGATTATGTGATTTGGCGAGACCTACTTGAAGACCTTAATCGTTTAAATCCCAAGACAGGTTTAGGCTTAGAAATTGCAGAGCATGTACAACCTAAACATTTAGGAATTATTGCTTACCTCGCACTATCATGTGAAAACTTGGGCGAAGCATTGGCGCGTTATCATGATTTTCATCGCTTAATTTATGATGGCAGCCCTCTCGTCGTTGAATTTAACCCACCCTACGCATCAATCCGCTGGGAAGCTCCAGAACCCTATCCAACCCAATTAACAGATGAAATTGCAATTGCGCTGATGGTGCAATTCCTTAAGTTATTTATGTCAGGTGAAGATATCAATCTACACGAAGTGCATTTTGTGAATACCGCACCGAAAAACATTACGGTTTATGAGCAATATTTCCGTTGTAAAGTCCGTTTTGATCAGCCTAAAACTCAGCTACTTCTACCTGTTACCGAAGCCTTTAAGCCACTTCGAACAGGCGATCACACTTTACAGCAATTGTTGCTACAACAAGCTCAAGCTTTATTAGATAAGCTTCCCAATTCCACTCAACTCGATCAACGTCTGCAACATGCCATTTTGACAGGATTACAGAAAAACCAATATCAAATCGATTTTATTGCCGAAAAATTAGGATTATCGGTAAGACAATTACAACGCCACTTACAACAGCAAAACACCACCTTTCAGGAACGGGTACAACAAATTCGCTTTATGTTGGCAACTGAATACTTAAAAGATCCGCATCTGAGCCTACAAGAAATTGCCTTGCTACTTTGCTATTCGGAACAAAGTGCTTTTCAACGTGCATTTAAAATTTGGACCAACCAAACACCACAACAATGGCGAAACAACAACATTACTTACAATTCTTAA
- a CDS encoding potassium transporter Kup, which produces MQSTAKKAALPATALAALGVVFGDIGTSPLYALKESFHAAHGLGIQPENVLGILSIIFWCLMLIISIKYIAIVMRADNNGEGGIMALLALNLRKAKISDSKKIYLIAIGFVGASLFFGDGIITPAISVLSAVEGLSIATNVLDPFIVPIAIVIVTTLFLMQKHGTAFVGKFFGPITLLWFLSLGILGVISVVQTPIVLGMVSPHWAIQFIFTHPVQAFFIMGAVVLTVTGGEALYADMGHFGPRPIRFGWFSVVLPCLVLNYAGQGALLLRNPSAIENPFYLLVPGWALYPMIILATMAAVIASQAVISGVFSLARQAIQLGYLPRLGIKHTSDSEEGQIYVPFLNWLLLIAIVILILIFKTSSNLASAYGLAVTLTMLCDTILVAVFVYYAWKWSLPKVMFLIIPFFILESVLVAAASLKMFSGGWVPLLIGAVAVMILMTWKRGRELTFAKLEHDTLSLDLFVKSIGDNVHRVPGDAVFLTGTPNVVPHAMLHNIKHNKVLHERNILVTVVIEDVPFVPQEERISVETLNAHFYRIKIFYGFKDEPNVPKALTQAYEELEFEYDLMQISFFISRDRIVHTVGDGMSPWREKLFISMQRNTSPVSDFYQIPTNRVVELGSQIEI; this is translated from the coding sequence ATGCAAAGTACTGCAAAAAAAGCAGCCTTACCTGCCACTGCATTGGCAGCATTAGGGGTGGTGTTTGGAGACATTGGAACCAGTCCTCTGTACGCTTTGAAAGAATCTTTCCATGCTGCACATGGTTTAGGAATTCAACCTGAAAATGTATTAGGAATCTTGTCGATTATTTTTTGGTGTTTAATGCTGATTATTAGTATTAAATACATCGCGATTGTTATGCGTGCGGATAACAATGGTGAAGGTGGAATCATGGCTCTACTTGCTTTGAATCTACGCAAAGCAAAAATATCCGACAGTAAAAAGATTTATTTAATTGCGATTGGTTTTGTTGGGGCATCGCTATTTTTTGGTGACGGTATTATTACGCCTGCAATCTCAGTACTTTCCGCTGTTGAAGGCCTATCAATTGCCACCAATGTACTTGATCCGTTTATTGTGCCAATTGCAATTGTGATTGTAACGACATTATTTTTAATGCAAAAACACGGAACAGCGTTTGTTGGTAAATTCTTTGGACCAATTACGCTACTCTGGTTCTTGTCATTGGGGATCTTGGGTGTCATTAGCGTCGTACAAACACCAATCGTACTCGGTATGGTTAGTCCTCATTGGGCAATTCAGTTTATTTTCACTCATCCTGTACAAGCATTTTTTATTATGGGTGCTGTTGTTTTAACGGTCACAGGTGGTGAAGCTTTATATGCAGATATGGGGCATTTTGGACCGCGTCCAATTCGTTTCGGTTGGTTTAGTGTCGTTTTGCCTTGCCTTGTATTAAATTATGCTGGACAAGGTGCGCTGTTACTTCGTAACCCTTCGGCTATTGAAAATCCATTCTATTTACTAGTCCCAGGTTGGGCTTTGTACCCAATGATTATCTTGGCAACGATGGCAGCTGTGATTGCATCACAGGCTGTTATTTCTGGGGTTTTTTCATTAGCACGTCAAGCAATCCAATTGGGTTATTTACCACGTTTAGGCATTAAACATACTTCTGATTCTGAAGAAGGACAAATTTATGTACCATTTCTGAATTGGTTATTGCTGATCGCGATTGTCATCTTAATTTTAATTTTTAAAACCAGCTCAAATCTTGCGAGTGCTTATGGTTTGGCTGTGACTTTAACCATGTTATGTGACACGATTTTGGTTGCTGTTTTTGTATACTATGCATGGAAATGGAGTTTACCAAAAGTTATGTTTTTGATTATTCCATTTTTTATTTTAGAGTCGGTTTTAGTAGCAGCAGCATCATTAAAAATGTTCTCAGGTGGTTGGGTACCGTTATTGATCGGTGCAGTCGCGGTTATGATCTTGATGACGTGGAAGCGTGGGCGCGAACTGACGTTTGCCAAGCTTGAGCATGACACCTTATCACTCGATTTATTTGTTAAAAGTATTGGAGATAATGTTCATCGAGTACCGGGTGATGCTGTATTCTTAACGGGTACACCGAATGTTGTTCCACATGCGATGCTACATAATATCAAGCACAATAAAGTACTACATGAGCGCAATATTTTAGTAACGGTCGTGATTGAGGATGTTCCATTTGTTCCTCAAGAAGAACGAATCAGTGTCGAAACTTTAAATGCGCATTTTTATCGCATTAAAATCTTCTATGGTTTTAAAGATGAGCCAAATGTGCCAAAAGCATTGACTCAAGCCTATGAAGAATTAGAGTTTGAATACGATCTTATGCAGATAAGCTTCTTTATCTCACGTGACCGTATTGTGCATACAGTGGGTGATGGGATGTCGCCGTGGCGTGAAAAACTATTTATTTCGATGCAGCGGAATACCAGCCCTGTCAGCGATTTCTACCAAATCCCAACCAACCGTGTTGTGGAGTTGGGGAGTCAGATTGAAATTTAA